From a single Paenibacillus sp. FSL R5-0345 genomic region:
- a CDS encoding AraC family transcriptional regulator: MTNLHLSLSGSLFQQALIEGDYSPRFFAYYYKQWNNYSMSYHQHNSTEIMYLISGSCVVDVCPKADEEERFKLKRGELIILDANVPHRLIVEDGSPCRMLNVEFGFMEYTGVAPSIGKLALQEKALAEWLQAPFSSLVMPDPEEIYHVLKGLVLELDQSGGKGGSMVDLLFCELMLRLSSLRQDQLHTSQQPSQLYVRRSIEFLHQNYDQSIQVKDIAAAVNLHPGYLHRIFKSHTGRTVSDYLNMLRMEKAKMLLGQSDIPIAEIADYVGISSRQYFHLLFKKYTDNTPVEYRNSIERHSWSYEEMDLQ, translated from the coding sequence ATGACGAATTTGCATCTAAGTCTTAGTGGGAGTCTTTTTCAGCAGGCATTAATTGAAGGGGATTATAGTCCTCGGTTTTTTGCTTACTATTATAAACAGTGGAACAATTACAGCATGTCTTACCATCAGCATAATTCAACCGAAATCATGTATTTGATCTCAGGAAGTTGTGTCGTGGATGTCTGTCCAAAAGCAGATGAAGAAGAGAGATTTAAGTTAAAGCGGGGAGAATTGATCATACTCGATGCAAATGTACCGCACAGACTGATTGTCGAGGATGGATCGCCTTGTCGAATGCTAAATGTGGAGTTTGGATTTATGGAATATACAGGGGTTGCTCCATCTATCGGCAAGCTTGCCCTGCAAGAAAAGGCCCTTGCTGAATGGTTGCAGGCCCCCTTTTCCAGTCTAGTCATGCCTGATCCGGAGGAAATCTATCATGTTCTAAAAGGACTTGTACTGGAGCTTGATCAAAGTGGCGGGAAAGGTGGAAGTATGGTCGACTTATTGTTCTGTGAGCTTATGCTTCGATTATCTAGCTTGCGACAGGATCAGCTTCATACCAGCCAACAGCCTTCACAGCTCTATGTTAGGCGGAGTATTGAATTCCTTCATCAGAATTATGACCAGAGTATTCAGGTTAAGGATATCGCTGCTGCAGTCAATCTGCATCCCGGATATCTGCATCGTATTTTTAAGTCGCATACAGGCCGGACAGTCAGTGATTATTTGAATATGCTGCGAATGGAGAAAGCAAAGATGCTGCTGGGGCAGAGTGATATTCCAATTGCTGAAATTGCCGATTATGTAGGAATTAGCAGCAGGCAATACTTTCATCTCCTCTTCAAAAAATACACAGACAACACGCCAGTAGAATATCGCAATTCCATTGAGCGTCATTCCTGGAGTTACGAAGAGATGGATCTTCAATAG
- a CDS encoding alpha-glucosidase/alpha-galactosidase, translated as MSFKVSFIGAGSIGFTRGLLRDLLTVSEFKNIEVSFMDINSHNLEMVTELCQRDIKENGLNIQIQATTDRREALKDAKYVFCTIRMGGLEAFATDIDIPLKYGVDQCVGDTLCAGGIMYGQRGIAEMLNICRDIREMAAPDVLLLNYSNPMAMLTWACNKYGGVRTIGLCHGVQHGHGQIADVYGLKKSEVDIICAGINHQTWYISASHKGKDLTGGLLEAFENHPEFSRTEKVRIDMLRRFGYYSTESNGHLSEYVPWYRKRSDEIMDWIDLGSWINGETGGYLRVCTEGRNWFETDFPNWMKDSALEYTVENRGEEHGSFIIEGLETGRVYRGHFNTVNNGVISNLPDDAIIEAPGYVDRNGISMPIVGELPLGAAAVCNVSISVQRLAVEAAVHGDDKLLRQAFMMDPLVGAVCNPKEIWQMVDEMLVAGEQWLPQYSEAIAKAKERLASEELIPTNANNEGAARLKVKTVDEMMQDREAANKNAGESDKGKDREKVH; from the coding sequence ATGTCATTTAAAGTGTCTTTTATAGGGGCTGGCAGTATTGGATTTACCCGTGGCTTGTTGCGAGACTTACTAACTGTATCGGAATTTAAAAATATTGAAGTCTCATTTATGGATATTAATAGTCACAACTTGGAGATGGTTACCGAACTGTGCCAACGTGATATTAAAGAGAATGGATTAAATATTCAAATCCAGGCGACTACGGATCGAAGAGAAGCTCTGAAGGATGCCAAGTACGTATTTTGTACTATTCGTATGGGTGGACTGGAAGCATTTGCAACAGACATAGATATTCCATTGAAATACGGAGTCGATCAGTGCGTAGGGGATACCCTTTGTGCTGGAGGCATCATGTATGGACAGCGTGGGATTGCGGAAATGTTGAATATTTGTCGCGATATTAGGGAGATGGCTGCACCGGATGTCCTCTTACTTAACTATTCGAACCCTATGGCTATGCTAACTTGGGCTTGCAATAAATACGGTGGTGTACGGACGATTGGTCTGTGTCATGGGGTGCAGCATGGGCATGGGCAAATTGCAGATGTGTATGGGCTGAAGAAATCAGAAGTCGATATTATTTGTGCGGGTATCAATCACCAGACCTGGTATATTTCGGCGAGTCATAAGGGTAAAGATTTGACCGGTGGTCTCCTAGAAGCCTTTGAGAATCACCCGGAATTCAGTCGCACGGAAAAAGTTCGGATTGACATGTTACGCCGCTTTGGATATTACAGTACAGAATCCAATGGCCACCTAAGTGAATATGTGCCATGGTACCGTAAACGCAGCGATGAAATTATGGATTGGATCGATCTCGGAAGCTGGATTAACGGTGAGACTGGTGGATATCTACGTGTCTGCACAGAAGGGCGGAATTGGTTCGAAACGGATTTTCCGAATTGGATGAAGGACTCGGCACTGGAGTATACGGTGGAGAATCGCGGAGAAGAGCATGGTTCTTTCATTATTGAAGGATTGGAAACGGGCAGAGTATACAGAGGTCACTTTAACACTGTGAATAATGGCGTAATTTCAAATCTGCCAGATGACGCGATTATTGAAGCACCGGGTTATGTGGATCGGAACGGAATATCGATGCCGATTGTGGGCGAATTGCCTTTAGGAGCAGCCGCAGTGTGCAATGTTAGTATCTCAGTGCAACGTTTAGCCGTCGAAGCTGCTGTGCATGGCGATGACAAGCTGCTGCGTCAAGCATTTATGATGGATCCGTTGGTAGGTGCGGTATGTAACCCGAAAGAAATCTGGCAGATGGTCGATGAGATGCTCGTCGCAGGGGAACAGTGGCTACCTCAATACAGCGAAGCTATTGCTAAGGCAAAGGAACGTTTAGCTTCAGAAGAGCTTATCCCAACGAACGCTAACAATGAGGGAGCTGCACGACTGAAGGTGAAGACGGTGGATGAGATGATGCAGGACCGGGAAGCAGCGAACAAAAATGCCGGTGAGTCTGACAAAGGTAAGGACAGAGAGAAGGTACATTAG
- the yhbH gene encoding sporulation protein YhbH — protein sequence MSQSSGPFSFIVSKEDWSLHRKGHQDQERHQQKVREAIKDNLPDLVTEENIILSGGKQIVKVPIRSLDEYRIIYNFRKQKHVGQGDGESQVGDVLGRDSQSAQPGKGEKAGDQPGQDTVEAEVNLEDLEDILFQDMELPHLKPKNKEEIEVKSIIFNDIRKKGMMSNIDKKRTLLENLRRNASRGNPGIHSISPDDLRYKTWDDIRTPHSNAVIIAMMDTSGSMGSFEKYCARSFFFWMTRFLRRQYEKVEIVFLAHHTEAKEVSEHDFFTRGESGGTICSSAYQKAIEIIDSRYPPAQYNIYPFHFSDGDNLTSDNERCVKLIGELLKRSNMFGYGEVNQYNRSSTLMSAYRHLKHEQFMHYVIKDKKEVYQALKTFFSQKGTVHS from the coding sequence CTGTCGCAATCATCTGGTCCCTTTTCCTTTATTGTCTCAAAAGAAGACTGGTCCCTTCATCGCAAAGGTCATCAGGATCAGGAACGTCATCAGCAAAAGGTCAGAGAAGCTATCAAGGATAATTTGCCGGATCTCGTGACCGAAGAAAATATCATTTTGTCAGGTGGTAAGCAGATTGTTAAGGTTCCGATTCGGAGTCTTGATGAGTATCGAATTATTTATAATTTTCGCAAGCAAAAGCATGTAGGACAGGGAGACGGGGAAAGTCAGGTCGGCGATGTACTTGGACGCGATTCACAGTCGGCACAGCCCGGCAAAGGGGAAAAAGCAGGCGATCAACCCGGTCAAGATACTGTAGAAGCTGAGGTCAATCTAGAAGATCTGGAGGACATCTTGTTTCAGGATATGGAGTTGCCACATCTGAAGCCAAAGAATAAGGAAGAGATCGAAGTTAAATCTATCATCTTCAATGATATCCGTAAAAAAGGCATGATGTCTAACATCGATAAGAAACGTACTCTTCTGGAGAATCTTCGGCGTAATGCAAGCAGAGGCAATCCCGGAATTCACAGTATAAGTCCTGACGATCTACGCTACAAAACATGGGATGACATTAGAACGCCACACTCCAATGCGGTCATTATTGCGATGATGGATACGTCAGGTTCGATGGGTTCTTTTGAAAAATATTGCGCCCGTAGCTTCTTCTTCTGGATGACCCGCTTTCTACGCCGCCAATATGAAAAGGTAGAGATTGTCTTTCTCGCCCACCATACAGAGGCTAAAGAGGTCAGCGAGCATGATTTCTTCACCCGCGGGGAGAGTGGGGGAACCATCTGCTCCTCAGCCTATCAAAAAGCAATTGAGATTATCGACAGCCGCTACCCGCCTGCGCAGTACAATATTTATCCATTTCACTTCTCCGATGGTGATAATCTCACCTCCGACAACGAACGTTGTGTGAAACTGATCGGAGAACTACTGAAACGCAGCAATATGTTCGGCTACGGCGAAGTGAATCAGTATAATCGCAGCAGCACGTTAATGTCCGCTTATCGTCATCTAAAGCACGAACAATTCATGCATTATGTCATTAAAGACAAAAAAGAAGTGTATCAGGCGCTAAAGACCTTCTTCAGTCAAAAGGGCACTGTTCATTCATAA
- a CDS encoding DUF11 domain-containing protein: MIPGSRTQPVVTNQSMVLFNSAAGVDGIVYSNTVNTPVVGPVLSLLKSTDKLHASLGDTLVYTITASNNGNTEAVLTVYDILPEGVSFISNSVLRDGVPLPGATPSSGITLGSIAPQSQVSIAFQVVIISLPSSLMLQNKALGRFPFTTPEGRIINGDLYSNSVLVSLRSYQLSTSLTSSTPTSFIGDVVTYTLRLTNEGNSLLNQITATISIPNGAVFIPGSVIAGGIYYPESDPTQGIAIGQLDKDLSIDITFRVRVTEIPPSLDLTNRALVTYSVDEDPNTIESNTVVVSLVLAGVSISKKVDMLQPLQVTT, encoded by the coding sequence ATGATTCCCGGCTCACGCACCCAGCCTGTCGTAACCAATCAATCTATGGTACTCTTCAACTCGGCGGCGGGTGTTGACGGCATTGTCTATTCCAATACCGTTAACACCCCGGTCGTGGGCCCGGTACTTTCATTGCTGAAGAGTACAGATAAACTTCATGCCTCATTAGGTGACACCCTTGTGTATACCATTACAGCTTCTAATAATGGAAACACAGAAGCTGTGCTAACGGTGTATGACATTCTTCCAGAGGGTGTTTCCTTTATTTCCAACAGTGTGCTAAGAGACGGTGTGCCTCTCCCAGGGGCTACACCGTCTTCGGGCATAACGCTAGGTTCTATTGCTCCGCAGAGTCAAGTGAGCATCGCCTTTCAAGTTGTCATCATTTCATTACCTTCTTCGTTAATGCTGCAAAATAAAGCGCTAGGCCGTTTTCCTTTTACTACACCGGAGGGAAGAATCATTAATGGAGATTTATATTCTAATTCCGTACTAGTTTCTTTACGTTCGTACCAGCTCTCTACTTCGTTGACTTCAAGCACTCCAACTTCTTTTATAGGAGATGTAGTTACCTATACATTGCGGCTCACGAACGAAGGCAACAGTCTATTAAACCAAATCACCGCAACGATTTCTATCCCAAACGGAGCCGTATTCATTCCAGGGAGTGTCATTGCAGGTGGAATCTATTATCCAGAATCAGATCCAACACAAGGAATAGCAATCGGTCAACTGGATAAAGACTTAAGCATTGACATCACCTTTCGCGTCCGAGTTACAGAGATCCCTCCATCCTTGGACCTGACAAATCGTGCATTGGTCACTTATTCCGTCGATGAGGATCCAAATACGATCGAGAGCAACACTGTGGTTGTCTCCCTTGTCCTGGCAGGTGTCAGTATCAGCAAAAAAGTAGACATGTTACAGCCGCTCCAGGTGACAACCTAA